A genomic segment from Thermococcus sp. LS1 encodes:
- a CDS encoding DUF530 family protein: protein MTTTEELVAQVNKILDDIGIDMDGLFETFDVPSISYRLKENLSLLQELEEDLSRRVGEVTPSVGGFDKKNKDPHIQWIYKKKRNRVLALERLRSAITAHKMALALIAANYTFTLGKRELSIRELKREDIPKVKAIQKPVQLGRVEVLPYLAYSGDVLRLLARESIEVREAFKFIKGKLREKGTVRTRGLRIEVEYWENNRLKKARIDLPTDADIEAELRQRYGRRFRWRVLSFVKTKGVLINNHYTVDNLALAYSVLDPEKGAELLGLDLFRYYFLTSENDRESLGLYPDIKLCIDCHYSIFDLPFRNEPGFKTGHGSMLLIRKCEMEKALVGRRRDITNIPNYLLGGVLLYGMSDYSEEKVAQLLGIPEDELVEAIKKFVISGLHKTLFADTKKFEKFMPKSDRAKQFLALLQG from the coding sequence ATGACGACGACGGAAGAGCTCGTCGCGCAGGTGAACAAGATACTGGACGACATTGGGATAGACATGGACGGGTTATTCGAGACTTTCGACGTCCCGTCCATTTCTTACCGTTTGAAAGAGAACCTGTCTCTCCTCCAGGAGCTTGAGGAGGACTTATCGAGGCGTGTCGGCGAGGTTACCCCCTCGGTGGGGGGCTTCGACAAGAAGAACAAAGATCCTCACATCCAGTGGATATACAAGAAGAAGCGCAACCGTGTTTTAGCCCTTGAAAGGCTCCGCTCGGCCATTACCGCTCACAAGATGGCCCTCGCTTTGATAGCGGCCAACTATACTTTCACCCTTGGAAAGAGGGAGCTCTCAATCAGGGAGCTCAAGAGGGAGGATATTCCAAAGGTTAAGGCCATCCAAAAGCCCGTCCAGCTTGGACGCGTTGAGGTGCTTCCTTATTTGGCATATTCCGGTGACGTACTCCGCCTTTTGGCAAGGGAGAGCATCGAGGTCAGAGAGGCCTTCAAGTTCATAAAGGGCAAGCTCCGGGAGAAGGGGACAGTGAGAACGAGGGGACTTCGCATCGAGGTCGAGTACTGGGAGAACAACAGACTCAAGAAGGCGCGCATTGATTTACCCACCGATGCAGACATAGAGGCCGAACTGAGGCAACGCTACGGAAGGAGGTTCCGCTGGAGGGTTCTCAGCTTCGTCAAGACGAAGGGCGTTCTCATAAATAACCACTATACTGTTGACAACCTTGCCTTAGCGTATTCCGTCCTTGACCCCGAAAAGGGAGCTGAGCTTCTGGGCCTTGACCTCTTCCGCTACTACTTCCTCACCTCCGAGAACGATAGGGAGAGCCTGGGCCTCTATCCGGACATAAAGCTTTGCATCGACTGCCATTACTCAATCTTCGATCTTCCCTTCAGGAACGAGCCCGGCTTCAAGACCGGCCACGGAAGTATGCTACTCATACGGAAGTGTGAGATGGAGAAGGCCCTCGTTGGCAGGAGGAGAGACATAACCAACATCCCCAACTATTTACTCGGCGGAGTTCTGCTCTACGGCATGAGCGACTACAGCGAGGAGAAGGTGGCCCAGCTCCTCGGTATTCCCGAGGACGAACTTGTCGAGGCCATAAAGAAGTTCGTGATTTCAGGCCTCCACAAAACGCTCTTCGCCGACACCAAGAAGTTCGAGAAGTTCATGCCCAAGAGCGACAGGGCGAAGCAGTTCCTAGCGCTCCTCCAGGGGTGA
- the top6B gene encoding DNA topoisomerase VI subunit B, translated as MAEASQLFKEFKIQSVSEFFRRNAAMLGYTGKIRSLTTVVHEAVTNSLDACEEAGILPYVRVEIEELGREHYKVIVEDNGPGIPEKFITHVFGKMLAGTKAHRNIQSRGQQGIGISGAVMFAQITSGKATRVITSTGGDIIEAWVKIDVDKNEGKIVKKEKHPNPKGWRGTRIELEVKNVRYVRSKQGVYWYLKLTAIANPHAHIELIEPDGKLIVFPRSSEEVPKPPVEMKPHPRGVLTDDVYRMAKKTRRNTVRRFLIGEFSRISDKKVDELIKYIAALRLIKTEKDKAVQDQLYERLMNGEVDKVLRSFKGYTKVVKQVAKLMEKPPEKLSWHEAEEIVEAFKYMKFLAPPTHGLRPIGEENIEKGLKGILKPEFVTAVTRPPKVYSGGIPFQVEVGLAYGGEIGSGFDLLRYANRVPLLFDAGSCVTTLAARSIDWKRYKVDDLERAPIVLMINVISVHVPYTGTGKQSIANVDEIHNEIRLAIMDAARRLQTYLSGKHRRLYQVKRKKTFEKYVPEIAKALSILTGEPEEEIKNYFLRFIEERFAQSEVEAEEVAENA; from the coding sequence ATGGCCGAAGCAAGTCAGCTGTTTAAGGAGTTCAAGATTCAGAGCGTCAGCGAGTTCTTCAGAAGAAACGCTGCAATGCTCGGCTACACGGGCAAGATACGCTCCCTCACGACCGTCGTCCATGAGGCAGTCACCAACTCCCTCGACGCCTGTGAGGAGGCCGGCATTCTGCCGTACGTCCGCGTTGAGATTGAAGAGCTGGGAAGAGAACACTACAAGGTCATAGTCGAGGACAACGGTCCCGGAATCCCCGAGAAGTTCATAACCCACGTCTTTGGAAAGATGCTCGCTGGAACCAAGGCTCACAGGAACATACAGAGCCGCGGTCAGCAGGGTATAGGTATATCCGGTGCGGTAATGTTCGCCCAGATAACGAGCGGAAAGGCCACGCGCGTAATCACCTCAACCGGCGGCGACATAATCGAGGCCTGGGTCAAGATCGACGTCGACAAGAACGAGGGTAAGATAGTCAAGAAGGAAAAGCACCCGAATCCAAAGGGCTGGCGGGGTACGAGGATAGAGCTTGAGGTTAAAAACGTCCGCTACGTCCGCTCCAAGCAGGGTGTCTACTGGTACCTCAAGCTCACGGCCATAGCTAATCCGCACGCCCACATAGAGCTTATCGAGCCGGACGGAAAGCTCATAGTCTTCCCGCGTTCGAGCGAGGAAGTTCCAAAGCCGCCCGTTGAGATGAAGCCCCACCCGAGGGGAGTTCTCACGGATGACGTTTACAGAATGGCCAAGAAGACGAGAAGAAACACCGTCAGGCGCTTCCTAATCGGCGAGTTCTCGAGGATAAGCGACAAGAAGGTTGATGAGCTGATAAAGTACATCGCCGCCCTCAGGCTCATCAAGACGGAGAAGGACAAAGCGGTTCAGGATCAGCTCTACGAGAGGCTGATGAACGGCGAGGTCGACAAGGTTCTGCGCTCCTTCAAGGGCTACACCAAGGTCGTCAAGCAGGTGGCAAAGCTCATGGAGAAGCCGCCGGAGAAGCTCAGCTGGCACGAGGCTGAGGAGATAGTTGAGGCCTTCAAGTATATGAAGTTCCTCGCTCCGCCGACCCACGGCCTCAGGCCGATAGGCGAGGAGAACATTGAGAAGGGTCTCAAGGGAATCCTCAAACCCGAGTTCGTCACGGCCGTCACGAGGCCGCCGAAGGTCTACAGCGGTGGAATTCCCTTCCAGGTTGAGGTCGGCCTGGCTTATGGAGGGGAGATAGGCAGCGGCTTTGACCTTCTCCGCTACGCCAACCGCGTCCCGCTCCTCTTCGATGCGGGCTCGTGTGTAACCACTCTGGCGGCTCGCTCAATCGACTGGAAGCGCTACAAGGTTGACGACCTCGAGCGTGCCCCGATAGTGCTCATGATAAACGTCATCAGCGTCCACGTTCCCTATACCGGAACCGGAAAGCAGAGCATAGCCAACGTGGATGAGATACACAACGAGATCAGGCTGGCAATAATGGACGCCGCGAGGAGGCTCCAGACATACCTAAGCGGCAAGCACAGAAGGCTCTACCAGGTGAAGAGGAAGAAGACCTTCGAGAAGTACGTGCCCGAGATAGCTAAGGCCCTGAGTATATTAACGGGCGAGCCCGAGGAGGAGATTAAGAACTACTTCCTGAGGTTCATCGAGGAAAGGTTCGCCCAGAGCGAGGTTGAGGCAGAGGAGGTGGCTGAGAATGCCTAA
- a CDS encoding ATP-binding protein, with protein sequence MISLFIDRERELGILDREWERVPSFVVVYGRRRVGKTRLLVEFSRGRKVFFHTFTEGTKENQIKVIREELAEFYGDDIFLSFNDWYPLFKYLASKIKEKTLIVLDEFTYAVKSDRGILSALQRAWDHELSKRPVMFVLSGSLMGMMVDDVLSYSSPLYGRRTAGFMLRPLNLFNSMGFFDNFQSGLRSYMLIGGVPAYLSIAARYSDVHQLVENEFLSPEGFFYDEPYIILSQELRELKFYFSILAAIAEGRERPSEIATYVGVEGRRIYPYLETLIRLGFVERQLPVARKEKRGLYRIKDPMLLTWFSIVHPNKTEIELGILSPENVKEGLQRVFSRRFEEVSKEFLIELNHIDELPFRFTTIGRWWHRGEEIDLVALNERERKALFVEVKWKELSERGARGILRDLERKAELVGLDGWEKFYGLVAKGVEGKEELRAEGWQVWDLADFERLISHGREV encoded by the coding sequence ATGATTAGTTTATTTATCGACCGGGAGAGGGAGCTGGGAATACTCGATAGGGAATGGGAGAGAGTTCCCTCGTTCGTCGTGGTCTACGGCAGGAGAAGGGTTGGAAAGACGAGACTGCTGGTGGAGTTTTCCCGTGGAAGAAAAGTTTTCTTCCACACCTTTACCGAAGGCACGAAGGAGAACCAGATAAAGGTTATTCGGGAAGAGCTCGCAGAGTTTTATGGGGACGATATCTTCTTGAGTTTCAATGACTGGTATCCTCTCTTCAAGTATCTTGCATCCAAGATCAAGGAAAAAACCCTCATAGTGCTCGACGAGTTCACGTATGCCGTTAAAAGTGACAGGGGTATCTTAAGTGCCCTCCAGAGGGCCTGGGACCACGAACTCAGCAAGAGACCCGTTATGTTCGTTCTCTCCGGTTCGCTGATGGGTATGATGGTTGATGACGTGCTTAGCTACTCCTCGCCCCTCTACGGCAGGCGAACGGCGGGCTTCATGCTTAGGCCTTTGAACCTGTTCAACTCCATGGGGTTCTTTGATAACTTCCAGAGCGGCCTTAGGAGTTACATGCTCATTGGCGGCGTCCCGGCGTACCTTTCGATAGCCGCCCGCTATTCTGATGTCCACCAGCTCGTTGAGAACGAGTTTTTATCCCCCGAGGGCTTTTTCTACGATGAACCGTACATCATCCTCTCTCAGGAGCTCAGGGAGCTGAAGTTCTATTTCTCAATACTCGCCGCCATAGCCGAGGGTCGAGAGAGGCCGAGCGAGATAGCCACCTACGTGGGCGTCGAGGGGAGGAGGATATACCCCTACCTTGAGACGCTGATACGCCTTGGCTTCGTTGAACGCCAGCTCCCCGTTGCGAGAAAAGAAAAGCGGGGGCTTTACAGGATCAAAGACCCAATGCTCCTCACGTGGTTCTCCATAGTCCATCCCAACAAAACGGAGATAGAACTTGGAATTCTCAGCCCGGAGAACGTCAAAGAGGGACTCCAGAGGGTCTTTTCAAGACGGTTCGAAGAAGTCTCAAAGGAGTTTCTCATAGAACTAAATCACATCGACGAGCTCCCCTTCCGCTTTACCACAATCGGCCGCTGGTGGCATAGAGGGGAGGAGATTGATCTGGTGGCTTTGAACGAGAGGGAGAGAAAAGCCCTGTTTGTTGAGGTTAAGTGGAAGGAGCTGAGCGAGAGGGGAGCGCGGGGAATTCTGAGAGACCTTGAGAGGAAGGCGGAGCTTGTTGGGTTGGATGGATGGGAGAAGTTCTACGGACTGGTGGCGAAGGGCGTGGAGGGTAAGGAAGAGCTTAGGGCGGAAGGCTGGCAGGTTTGGGATTTGGCTGACTTCGAAAGGCTTATTTCTCATGGGAGAGAAGTTTGA
- a CDS encoding DNA topoisomerase IV subunit A: MPKSKAVKRSQPRERFSYDPTKVLSKLEEYGRRVLEDIKSGKNPYFDIPMRGLSNVYFDEKRRVIKMGDKLSRRYFLNVAHARKFMQTLLIMAYVKRLVSEGKHASLREAYYANKHTIPGTKENTFEDQRESDPIIEDLERMLGVLREEMHLTADRRGYIYGDIVIRDGEDEFNTSKLGMGGWAVPGTVEHLQFVEVNVDYALVVETAAMADRLIEEKFPKKENALIIATQGQASRGVRRLIHRLHYEEGLPIIVFTDGDPYGWYIYSTIKQGSINLAYLSEKLATPEAKFVGMTMDDIERYGLKNVTEKLKGIPPNKKGGPTGDYKRIIEEMNYPWFQNKEWQRQLQLALKMGVRIEQQALANKSLEFVAKKYLPEKINNGELLP, from the coding sequence ATGCCTAAATCCAAGGCCGTCAAGAGGAGCCAGCCAAGGGAGCGCTTCTCCTATGACCCCACTAAGGTGCTCAGCAAGCTGGAGGAGTACGGAAGGCGCGTGCTGGAGGACATAAAGAGCGGCAAGAATCCCTACTTCGACATACCCATGCGCGGGCTGAGCAACGTCTACTTCGATGAGAAGAGAAGGGTCATCAAAATGGGCGACAAGCTCTCCAGGAGGTACTTCCTCAACGTCGCCCACGCGAGAAAGTTCATGCAGACGCTGCTCATAATGGCCTACGTCAAAAGGCTCGTCAGCGAAGGAAAGCACGCGAGCCTTCGTGAAGCCTACTACGCCAACAAGCACACAATTCCGGGAACGAAGGAGAACACCTTCGAGGACCAGCGCGAGAGCGACCCAATTATTGAAGATCTTGAGAGAATGCTCGGCGTTCTTCGTGAGGAGATGCATCTCACAGCCGACAGGCGCGGCTACATATACGGTGACATTGTCATACGCGACGGCGAGGACGAGTTCAACACCAGCAAGCTCGGTATGGGTGGCTGGGCTGTCCCAGGAACGGTTGAGCACCTCCAGTTCGTCGAGGTCAACGTAGATTACGCTTTGGTCGTCGAGACGGCAGCTATGGCCGACCGTCTCATCGAGGAAAAGTTCCCGAAGAAGGAGAACGCCCTAATCATAGCAACGCAGGGACAGGCCTCCCGTGGAGTCAGGAGGCTCATCCACAGGCTCCACTACGAGGAAGGGCTGCCCATCATAGTCTTCACCGATGGAGACCCCTACGGTTGGTACATCTACTCCACCATAAAGCAGGGCTCCATTAACCTCGCATACCTCAGCGAGAAGCTGGCAACCCCAGAAGCTAAGTTCGTGGGCATGACCATGGACGACATAGAGCGCTATGGCCTCAAGAACGTCACCGAGAAGCTCAAGGGCATACCGCCAAACAAGAAGGGCGGTCCGACGGGCGACTACAAGAGGATCATCGAGGAGATGAACTACCCGTGGTTCCAGAACAAGGAATGGCAGAGGCAGCTCCAGCTGGCCCTCAAGATGGGCGTCAGGATTGAGCAGCAGGCTCTGGCCAACAAGAGCCTTGAGTTCGTGGCGAAGAAGTACCTGCCGGAAAAGATAAACAACGGTGAGCTCCTGCCATGA
- the eif1A gene encoding translation initiation factor eIF-1A: MAYHKGGKKKKDRQVQGDEVIRVPLPKEGQLFGVIEQALGAGWMDVRCSDGKVRRCRIPGKLKRRMWMRVGDVVIVQPWPVQTDERGDIVYRYTKTQVDWLLRKGKISQDFLTGGELLF; this comes from the coding sequence ATGGCCTACCATAAGGGTGGTAAAAAGAAGAAGGACAGGCAGGTTCAGGGGGATGAGGTCATTCGTGTTCCCCTTCCAAAGGAAGGACAGCTGTTCGGAGTTATCGAGCAGGCTCTTGGAGCCGGATGGATGGACGTCCGCTGTTCCGACGGAAAGGTCAGGAGATGCAGGATACCCGGCAAACTCAAGAGGAGGATGTGGATGCGCGTTGGCGACGTCGTCATAGTCCAGCCCTGGCCGGTTCAGACGGACGAGAGAGGAGACATAGTCTACCGCTACACTAAGACGCAGGTTGACTGGCTCCTGAGGAAGGGCAAGATAAGCCAAGACTTCCTCACGGGCGGCGAGCTGCTCTTCTGA
- a CDS encoding serine protein kinase RIO, which yields MREEFIEREVEEMLGLTERREKDSELYKIANEVFDRTTKETLAYLHRRGKIESLYGVISTGKEANVFAGIDSEGNRVAVKIYRTYTTEFRRIWEYLAADPRVGYLPKDMRKLVFVWTRREYKNLQRAIKYAVRVPEPIIFRNNVLVMEFIGDELPAPRLKDVERELAKEDFEELYDFTMGVIERLWKRGDMVHGDLSEYNILLHDGPVVIDWSQATVKRNRMSVELLKRDLRNIINYFGKKGVDVDDFHEKFKELVESG from the coding sequence ATGCGCGAGGAGTTCATCGAGCGGGAAGTTGAGGAGATGCTCGGCCTCACGGAGAGGCGCGAGAAGGACAGCGAGCTCTACAAGATAGCCAACGAGGTCTTTGACAGGACAACCAAGGAAACCCTTGCCTATCTCCACCGCAGGGGTAAGATAGAGAGCCTCTACGGCGTGATAAGCACGGGCAAGGAGGCCAACGTCTTCGCTGGAATAGACAGCGAGGGCAACAGGGTGGCGGTGAAGATATACCGGACCTACACTACCGAGTTCCGCAGAATATGGGAGTACCTAGCTGCCGACCCGAGAGTTGGCTACCTGCCCAAGGATATGAGAAAGCTCGTCTTTGTCTGGACGAGGAGGGAATATAAAAACCTCCAGAGGGCGATTAAATACGCGGTCCGCGTTCCCGAGCCGATAATCTTCCGCAACAACGTCCTCGTCATGGAGTTCATAGGCGATGAGCTTCCTGCTCCCCGCTTGAAGGACGTCGAAAGGGAGCTGGCTAAAGAGGACTTCGAGGAGCTCTACGACTTTACGATGGGTGTAATCGAGCGCCTCTGGAAGAGGGGAGACATGGTGCATGGGGACCTGAGCGAGTACAATATCCTGCTCCATGATGGCCCTGTGGTTATAGACTGGTCCCAGGCGACCGTGAAGAGGAATAGGATGAGCGTTGAGCTCCTGAAGAGAGATTTGAGGAACATCATCAATTACTTTGGTAAAAAGGGCGTTGATGTTGATGATTTCCACGAGAAGTTTAAGGAACTCGTTGAGAGCGGGTGA
- a CDS encoding DUF1699 family protein → MRVEIKARNNAELIRKLNEVLNDEVTEVYINLRPTKEILVRILERAPNVRKISCPPSLYPKVSKKAINALAQMGIELVPEGYPRGRPRKYDERTIREVYNLIREGITPKEISSRMGIPLRTVYYMIEQIGARQWRE, encoded by the coding sequence ATGAGGGTGGAGATAAAGGCCAGAAACAACGCCGAGCTCATAAGGAAACTCAATGAAGTCTTAAACGACGAGGTTACCGAGGTCTACATCAACCTCCGCCCGACAAAGGAGATACTCGTGAGGATCCTCGAGCGCGCGCCGAACGTTAGGAAAATCTCCTGTCCGCCGAGCCTCTATCCTAAGGTCTCGAAAAAAGCGATAAACGCCCTCGCGCAGATGGGTATAGAGCTCGTTCCCGAGGGCTACCCCCGTGGAAGGCCGCGGAAGTACGATGAGCGGACTATCCGCGAGGTTTACAACCTTATACGGGAGGGCATAACCCCCAAGGAGATAAGCTCCCGCATGGGAATTCCGCTCAGGACGGTTTACTACATGATCGAGCAGATAGGTGCTCGGCAATGGAGAGAATAA
- a CDS encoding KH domain-containing protein — MDEFERLLKKYERVDKDGRPLKNNEEEEITYAALGEQEEFVRIPKDRVAVLIGKKGRTKKEIERRTKTRIEVDSETGEVFITATKETDDPLAVWKARDVVTAIGRGFSPERAFRLFNEGEVLEVINLTDIIIGNDKNALPRVRGRIIGRKGRTREIIEEMSGADVSVYGKTVAIIGNPIQVEVAKTAIEKLAKGSPHGVVYKYLERRKKDLELESVTYYEALGGSENFEDFEEE, encoded by the coding sequence ATGGACGAGTTTGAGAGACTGCTCAAGAAGTACGAGCGCGTTGATAAGGACGGAAGGCCCCTCAAGAACAATGAGGAAGAGGAGATAACCTACGCCGCCCTGGGCGAGCAGGAGGAGTTCGTTAGGATTCCGAAGGACAGGGTGGCGGTCCTGATAGGAAAGAAAGGGCGGACTAAGAAGGAGATAGAGAGACGCACGAAGACGAGAATCGAGGTAGACAGTGAGACTGGGGAGGTTTTCATCACCGCCACGAAGGAGACAGACGATCCCTTAGCAGTCTGGAAGGCTCGCGATGTTGTTACCGCCATCGGTAGGGGCTTCTCGCCAGAGAGGGCCTTCAGGCTCTTCAACGAGGGCGAGGTTCTTGAGGTAATCAACCTCACCGACATCATCATAGGCAACGACAAGAACGCTCTTCCCCGTGTTAGGGGAAGGATAATAGGTCGGAAGGGTAGAACAAGGGAGATAATAGAGGAAATGAGCGGTGCCGACGTTAGCGTTTACGGAAAGACCGTCGCGATAATAGGCAACCCGATTCAGGTTGAGGTTGCCAAAACAGCCATAGAGAAGCTCGCCAAGGGTTCGCCCCACGGAGTGGTTTACAAGTATCTTGAGAGGCGCAAGAAGGATTTGGAGCTTGAAAGCGTCACTTACTACGAGGCCCTTGGCGGCTCTGAAAACTTTGAAGACTTTGAGGAGGAGTGA
- a CDS encoding metal ABC transporter ATP-binding protein, whose amino-acid sequence MKAVKAENLTILYEGQRAVEDVTFELGEGETMLLLGPNGAGKTTLLRTIAAFHREYTGKLEVFGRKPEDARDLISYVPQSYVLNERVPLTALEVVAMGGIYRKGFVHFKIPKEILQKAEEALGFVGLAHVKDRLFRELSGGQKQRVLLARALMSDPRLLLLDEPLSALDPSARVEVANVLDKIKHESRITMIITTHDVNPLIDIGDKVLLLNRRLIAFGTPDEVLRDEIIKTVYGPLAKAVKVEDKLYCIIGDTHIHGGGGR is encoded by the coding sequence ATGAAGGCAGTAAAGGCCGAGAATCTAACAATACTCTACGAGGGGCAGAGAGCAGTGGAAGACGTAACCTTCGAGCTAGGTGAAGGAGAGACCATGCTTCTACTCGGCCCCAACGGGGCAGGAAAGACCACACTTCTGAGAACCATAGCGGCGTTCCACAGGGAGTATACTGGAAAGCTTGAAGTGTTCGGCAGAAAACCTGAAGATGCCAGGGATCTTATCTCCTACGTACCGCAGAGCTATGTGCTCAATGAGCGCGTCCCGCTTACGGCCCTTGAGGTAGTTGCCATGGGCGGCATCTACCGGAAAGGCTTCGTCCACTTCAAAATCCCAAAGGAAATCCTCCAGAAAGCCGAGGAAGCTCTCGGCTTCGTTGGGCTGGCTCACGTTAAGGACAGGCTCTTCAGAGAGCTGAGCGGTGGCCAGAAGCAGAGGGTTCTCCTCGCGAGGGCACTCATGAGTGACCCCAGGCTTCTCCTCCTCGACGAACCGCTATCGGCTCTCGACCCGAGCGCAAGGGTCGAGGTGGCAAACGTTCTGGACAAGATAAAGCACGAAAGCAGAATAACAATGATAATCACCACCCACGACGTCAACCCGCTGATAGACATCGGTGATAAGGTTCTCCTTCTCAACAGGCGCCTCATAGCCTTTGGAACGCCCGACGAAGTTCTCCGCGACGAGATAATCAAGACTGTCTACGGCCCGCTGGCAAAGGCGGTAAAGGTCGAGGACAAGCTGTACTGCATCATCGGCGACACCCACATCCACGGGGGTGGCGGCAGATGA
- a CDS encoding metal ABC transporter permease, which yields MIPEYLIRAILASIMVSVLLGMLSPLINTKGLAFLTHAIFHALLFGAVLGMILGLLFENMGLVMLVALVVTVAIVIIIAQLEKLGFSPDSAVGIVASFVAGLTVLGFGVLYKVMATKPYFPLSESIVSYLTGEIFLITLNDLTILVLGGAVLFFVMLFLYRDFLYLSFDPEGLESYGGNARAYLMILYVLVGAIGALIVQTVGLITLQVVAVLPGAIALMVSDNIRKILAVSLFLTLGIQLSSVVLAYFTDIPPSGIATIMLGVIYGILLFRR from the coding sequence ATGATCCCCGAGTACCTCATCAGGGCGATTCTGGCGAGCATAATGGTGAGCGTCCTCCTCGGAATGCTCAGCCCGCTCATCAACACCAAGGGGCTCGCCTTTCTCACTCACGCCATTTTCCACGCGCTCCTCTTTGGAGCGGTTCTCGGCATGATTCTCGGCCTGCTTTTCGAGAATATGGGGCTCGTTATGCTCGTTGCACTTGTCGTTACCGTTGCAATCGTCATCATAATCGCCCAGCTCGAAAAGCTCGGCTTCTCGCCTGATTCTGCCGTTGGTATAGTGGCCAGCTTCGTGGCTGGTCTGACGGTTCTCGGTTTTGGTGTACTCTACAAGGTGATGGCGACGAAGCCATACTTCCCGCTCAGCGAGAGCATCGTCTCCTACCTCACCGGTGAGATTTTCCTCATAACCCTGAACGACCTTACCATCCTCGTCCTCGGCGGTGCGGTTCTCTTCTTCGTCATGCTCTTCCTCTACCGCGATTTCCTCTATCTGAGCTTCGACCCTGAGGGACTGGAGAGCTACGGCGGCAACGCGAGGGCTTACCTCATGATTCTATACGTCCTCGTCGGAGCCATTGGAGCGCTCATCGTCCAGACCGTCGGTCTGATAACCCTTCAGGTGGTAGCCGTTCTTCCGGGAGCGATAGCCCTGATGGTGAGCGACAACATCAGGAAGATACTTGCGGTTAGCCTGTTCCTTACCCTCGGAATACAGCTGTCCTCGGTTGTCCTCGCTTATTTCACGGACATACCGCCGAGCGGAATAGCAACGATAATGCTGGGAGTAATCTACGGCATCCTTCTCTTCAGGAGGTGA
- the rnhB gene encoding ribonuclease HII gives MKLAGIDEAGRGPVLGPMVIAAVVVDEKNVPKLEELGVKDSKKLTPKRRERLFDEIVQLLDDYVILELWPEEIDSRGGTLNEFEVENFVKALNSLKVKPDIVYIDAADVKEARFGEEIKAKLNFEAEIIAEHKADDKFVPVSAASILAKVTRDRAIERLKEEYGEIGSGYPSDPRTRAFLEEYYRKHGEFPPIVRRTWKTLRKIEEKLAKEMKKRRGQMSLEEFLKGKS, from the coding sequence TTGAAGCTCGCTGGAATAGATGAGGCTGGCAGAGGGCCCGTTCTCGGCCCGATGGTCATCGCGGCGGTTGTAGTGGATGAAAAGAACGTCCCTAAACTCGAGGAACTCGGTGTTAAGGACTCGAAGAAGCTCACTCCGAAGAGGAGAGAAAGGCTGTTCGATGAGATAGTGCAGCTTTTAGATGATTATGTAATTCTGGAATTATGGCCTGAGGAGATTGACTCCCGCGGGGGCACGCTCAACGAGTTCGAAGTGGAGAACTTCGTTAAAGCGCTCAACTCCCTCAAGGTCAAGCCAGACATCGTTTACATCGACGCGGCCGACGTCAAGGAAGCCCGCTTCGGCGAGGAGATAAAGGCAAAGCTGAACTTCGAGGCAGAGATAATAGCGGAGCACAAGGCCGACGACAAGTTCGTGCCGGTTTCTGCTGCCTCAATCCTTGCCAAGGTTACGCGTGATAGGGCAATAGAGAGGCTAAAGGAGGAGTACGGTGAGATAGGCTCCGGCTATCCGAGCGACCCGAGGACGAGGGCTTTTCTGGAGGAATACTACCGCAAGCACGGCGAGTTTCCGCCGATAGTAAGACGCACCTGGAAGACGCTGAGGAAGATAGAGGAAAAGCTCGCAAAGGAGATGAAGAAGAGAAGGGGACAGATGAGCCTGGAGGAGTTTTTGAAGGGAAAATCCTAA